The Stigmatella aurantiaca DW4/3-1 genome contains the following window.
CTAGGGTTGACCGCTCTCCCCGGGCACCGCCTCCATCTTCACTTCGAGCCGGAGCTGACCGAGTTCCTGCGGAAAGTCGTGGTAGAGCACGATGAACGGCGCGCGTGCCCCGGGGGCAATCGTGGTGGCCGCCGCATCCAGCTGCGTGCGCAGTTGGCCCGCGGAGTCCTCATTCGTGACGCCATAGAGCTCCTCGGGGGTGGGCACCTTCCCGGCGAGCCCCTCCGTGGCCTTCACCCGCTGGCCACCGTCATACAGCGCGGAGCGGACCTTGATGCGCACGGGCTTCGAGGAGCGGTTCTCCACCTCGCCCCGGACATAGAAGACCGTCCCGCCCCCGCGCGTGTCGTAGAGGCCATTCGAGACGTTGCGCGCCACGAAGTCGCTGGGCGTCACGAGTTCCAGCAGGGTCGCGGGGGACAAGGCCGCCGCATCCACCCGGCCCTCCTTCAGGTACACGCTGCCCACCGCGGTGAGGGCCAGCAGCAATCCCGCGGCGATGGTGAGGTAGGCCACCTGCCCGGTCACCTGCTGCGCGGCGCTCGGCTTGCGCCGCTCGGGGATGCCCATGTCCGCCGGACGTCCGGCGGGCCGCGCAATGGAGGGCCCCGCCAGGTTCGGCGCGGGCATGGACTCCTGAACCGCGGGGGCCTCCGGCTCGGGCGGCACATCCAGCAGGGAACCGGAGCCCTGGGCGCTCCCGATCTCCAGGCCCGGAATCTCCTCCTGCATCCCCCGGGGAGGCAGGTCGAGCCGCGAGCGCCCCGTGTCCGTGGGGCTGAGGGTCTGGTGTCTGCTGGTCTCGGTGAGGAACCCCTGGGACGGGTCCGCCGAGCCCAGCATCTGCCGGCCCGTCTCCGTCGGCGAGAACCGGGGCTCGGCCGCCTGAGCGAATGGGTCCGGGATGCCGGAGGCCTCGGCCGCCTGAGCGAATGGGTCCGGGATGCCGGAGGCCTCGGCCGCCTGAGCGAACGGATCGGCCGGGGGCGCCGCGGCGGCACTGGCGAACGGGTCTTGAAACGGGGCGGCCGGCGCGGCGGGCTGCCCGGCACCGCCCCCGAGCTCATCGTCCCCGAGCATCCCGAACTCCATGGGTCCGGGAGGGGCGAAGGCAGGGACGGCCGGCGCGGCGGGGCTCTCCGCGGCGGCAAAGGGGCTGGCGAACTCCTCGAAGTCCGCGGGCATGGGCGCCGACGAGCGAGGCGCCATGGCCGGGGCGGGCCGCGCCGGAGCCGCCGGGGCGGGGGGCACGGCGATGGGCCCTGAGCGTCCCAGCAGGGGCGCGGGCACGGGCGCGGAGAGCTCATCCTGCGAGGGGGCGCTCAGGTCCCCTCCCACCGAGCCGAACGGATCGTCCTCCGAGAACGCGAACGAGGCGGGCGCGGGCGCCGCCACGGGGGCGGGCGCGGGGGCGGGGGCCGCGTGGAAGCCCAGGTCGGCCGCGGGCCCTCCCAGGTCCGCGGTGGACGGACCGAACGGGTCCTCGTCCATGAAGGGCATCGAGGACACCGGGGCCCCGGGGGCGGGGGGCGCCACCGGGGCCACGGGGACCGGCCGGGCCCCGGGGGCGGACACGGCGGCGGAGCTGGTGGGCACCGGGAACGGGGTCGGCCGCCCCCCTCCCACGGGAGGGGAACTCGTGGGCACGGGGCGCCCCGCCGGACTGGGCGCGGCAACGGACGCCACCCCGGTCGACGAAGGCCGCCGGGCCGCCACGGGCGCGGGCTTGGGCGGAGGGGCCGCCACCGGGGCGGGAGCAGGCGCCGAGAACCGGGGCGCGGCATCGAACTCCGGCGGAGGCCCCAGATCGGGGGCGGGCTCGCTCAGGTCCGTGTCCACCGAGCCGAAGGAGCCTTTGTCCCCGAAGCCGAACGAGGCGTTCATCCCACCCACCCCCCCGGCCCGGCCTGGGGGCGCGGCGGCGGGGGGCAGCGCGGTGGGCGCATCCAGGGGAAGCTCGGGCAGGGGCGCGGAGGGGGCCGCCCCGGGGTTCGCGAAGAATTCGGCGAACAGGTCCGCCGCGGGAGGAACCTCGGGCTGAGCCGCGACGGGCTTCGGGGCCGGCCGGGCGACCGCGGGCAGGGCAACCGACGAACTCCGGGCGCCCGCGGGGGCCTTGGGCCCGGGCGCACCCCCTGGGGCCGCGGCGGGCCCCCGGGCGGTCACGGCCGACACCCCCGGCGGCGAGGTGTCCGCGGACGGCTTGAAGGGCGTGGCCCCCGGGCGCCCCGCCCCTACCGGGCTGGGCGTTTTGACGGGGGGGACGGGGTCGAAGGGCAGCGGGGGCAGGGACGGAACCGGCGGCCGGGCCTCGGGGGGCACCTGGATGGGCAGGACGCGGGTCGTCTCGTCGTGGACCTCCCCCTGCATGCCCGAGTCCATGGCGTTCCAGGGGCTCGGCGGTAGCCGTGCCGCCTGGGGGGCAGGCGCACTCCGGCTCGCCTCGATCCCCTCGGCGAAGAAGCCGGGACGGGTGGAGTGGCCCGGCTTGGGCTCGGGGGCGGTCCCGAAGCGCTCAAAGGGGTCGAACCCCCCGTCCGCGGGCCCTGGGACAGGGGGAGCGGACGCACCGGGGGTAGCTCCCGTCGAGGCGCGGGAGACACGGAAGGTATGCTGGCACTTCGTGCAGCGGACCTTGACCCCCTTCTCCGTCACCTTCTCGTCAGGGATCTTGAATCGCGTCTGGCACTGCTCGCACTGGACGATCATCGGTCAGGTTCGGCAGTATAGGCGGCCAGCCCCGTCACTGCGAGCAAGCATCCGTGCCGGCTTGCTCTCCCGATCCCTCTCCACTACACGAGGGGCTGCTTTTCCCGACGCTACACGCGCAACGCTTTCGGACGTGGGCGGAGAACCGAACATGAGCGAAGCAGAGCAGGCAAGCGCTCCGAGCAAGGAGCCGAAGGTCATCAAGCGGTACACGAACCGGAAGCTCTACGACACCGTGGAGAGCCGGTATGTGACGCTCGATGAGATCGCCGCGATGATCAAGGAAGGCGTCGAGGTGCGAATTGTCGACAATCGCACAAAGGAGGACCTCACCTCCGTGACGCTCGCCCAGATCATCTTCGAGGAGGAAAAGAAGAAGAACCAGATGCCTCTGGCGGTGCTGCGGGAAATCATCCGCCACCCGGGCGAGTCCATCTCGGGCTTCATTCAGAAGGAGGTCTCGCCCCGCGTGGCCTCCATCCGCGAGGAGGCAGGCTCTCGCGTGGCCTCCATCCGCGAGGAGGCCGAGTCGCGCCTGGACAAGCTGCTGCGGCGCGACGAGAAGCGCGGCGACGAGGCCGTCCCGGGCGAGGAGCCCGTGGCCCCCCCCGAGCCCGAGCCTCAAGGCTCCGGGGTCATCAGCCCCGCGGAGCTG
Protein-coding sequences here:
- a CDS encoding zinc-ribbon domain-containing protein produces the protein MIVQCEQCQTRFKIPDEKVTEKGVKVRCTKCQHTFRVSRASTGATPGASAPPVPGPADGGFDPFERFGTAPEPKPGHSTRPGFFAEGIEASRSAPAPQAARLPPSPWNAMDSGMQGEVHDETTRVLPIQVPPEARPPVPSLPPLPFDPVPPVKTPSPVGAGRPGATPFKPSADTSPPGVSAVTARGPAAAPGGAPGPKAPAGARSSSVALPAVARPAPKPVAAQPEVPPAADLFAEFFANPGAAPSAPLPELPLDAPTALPPAAAPPGRAGGVGGMNASFGFGDKGSFGSVDTDLSEPAPDLGPPPEFDAAPRFSAPAPAPVAAPPPKPAPVAARRPSSTGVASVAAPSPAGRPVPTSSPPVGGGRPTPFPVPTSSAAVSAPGARPVPVAPVAPPAPGAPVSSMPFMDEDPFGPSTADLGGPAADLGFHAAPAPAPAPVAAPAPASFAFSEDDPFGSVGGDLSAPSQDELSAPVPAPLLGRSGPIAVPPAPAAPARPAPAMAPRSSAPMPADFEEFASPFAAAESPAAPAVPAFAPPGPMEFGMLGDDELGGGAGQPAAPAAPFQDPFASAAAAPPADPFAQAAEASGIPDPFAQAAEASGIPDPFAQAAEPRFSPTETGRQMLGSADPSQGFLTETSRHQTLSPTDTGRSRLDLPPRGMQEEIPGLEIGSAQGSGSLLDVPPEPEAPAVQESMPAPNLAGPSIARPAGRPADMGIPERRKPSAAQQVTGQVAYLTIAAGLLLALTAVGSVYLKEGRVDAAALSPATLLELVTPSDFVARNVSNGLYDTRGGGTVFYVRGEVENRSSKPVRIKVRSALYDGGQRVKATEGLAGKVPTPEELYGVTNEDSAGQLRTQLDAAATTIAPGARAPFIVLYHDFPQELGQLRLEVKMEAVPGESGQP
- a CDS encoding polyhydroxyalkanoate synthesis regulator DNA-binding domain-containing protein, with product MSEAEQASAPSKEPKVIKRYTNRKLYDTVESRYVTLDEIAAMIKEGVEVRIVDNRTKEDLTSVTLAQIIFEEEKKKNQMPLAVLREIIRHPGESISGFIQKEVSPRVASIREEAGSRVASIREEAESRLDKLLRRDEKRGDEAVPGEEPVAPPEPEPQGSGVISPAELLKASQRAFEDWQRKIDERVKQVVENLTGNLPALGRDMQSLLQRLDELEKKLDEIEKQPKS